Below is a window of Theropithecus gelada isolate Dixy chromosome 15, Tgel_1.0, whole genome shotgun sequence DNA.
GACGGCCCAGAACCCACGGCCCCAGCCTCCTCCTGCGTCGTCCTCAAGGCCTGGTCCAGGccacctcctcctggaagcccaGGCCCCGAGGCAGGACAGCAGGTATGCAGGAATTAGATATTTCCTGGGAAACTAGAAAAACATCCCAGCCAAGGTTGGGAGGTGAATCACCAGTGGGCAGGGTGTGGTCCTGGCTGTCTGAGCTCTCCTGTCCCGACCTTCCACTCCCTGAAACCTGCAGCACCTGTGCCGCACCCACCACCCTCCTGCCAACACGCTCCTCCTCTTGGAGGCCTTTCGTGGGGTCCCCCCAGTTCTGTGCGCCGCATCCTCCCGCTGTCCGACCCATGGACTGACCCCAGCTCAGTCTCAGCCTCGGCCCCAGGGAGCGCAAGTCAGCTCACATCCAGACCTGGCTCTGCCAGGGCCGTGGACACGCTGCAAGCCCCCATGCAGCCTCTGGGCAGACCCGGGACTTGCAGGCCAGGGGAGAGTGTGGATGTCATGAGGCAATAGCATCCCTGTCCCCGCAATGTCCACggtgactgtgtgtgtatgtgtcctcGGGCCGGCATAAAGGGGCAGATGCCCTGTGTCCAGCTACAACCCCCTCCCAAAGGAGCTTGCAGCAAAGAAGAGTTGCTGGCAGGAAGATCACCCTGCTTTATTGCCTGGGCCTTAAGATAATCAAGAGTGTCCCTCTCCAGCCAGGGCCTGGGATTCCGTTTCAGGAGCTCGGGCTGAGCGGCCACCTTCCTGGTGGGTCCGTGCCCCAGTCCCTGGTGGGAAGGGGCTGACGCCCCTGAGAACAGCCACCCCGAATGTCCGGGCACTGCCTGAGTCACCTTTGCTGAGGCCTGGGTCCTGGCCCTGGCAGGGTGGGCTGGGCTAGGAGATgacacagcagcagcagctgtggcAGCGGCAGAACGGGGGGCAGTGGCAGCAGCGgcagcaggggcagcagcagcagtggtgggCGATGTCATCGCCACGCCCCACGGGCGGAGGGCCAGCATAGGTCAGTCCGGCCGGGCGCTGACTGCTGTTGTAGGGGTTGCCAGGCTGCTGCCAGGCCTGATGGTTCTGGATGGGGGCAGCCCTCTGGTCACCCTTGGTGCCCTTGGGCCCTGGGACCTCAGTCGGCTGCAAGAGGCGGGTTGGCTCCGGGGCACAGGGCCCCACTGGCAGCGGCTGCATCTCCGAGGATGAGGAACAGGGGGAAGCCACCTCTAACTGCTGCCCCAGGTCAGGCCGCAGGTGAGCCCGGGGGATGCTGATGTGGGCATATGGGTTCTTGACGACCATCTCTTGGGGGTCCATGGTCCAGCCTGCAGGGGGTGGGCAGAGAAGACAGATACGGACTCAGCAGAGTACGAGGCTGCCCACGAGCCTGTGGCCCAAGAAAGCCCCCACCCAGGAGCGGCGTGCCTTGTCCTAGGCCAGCATCCCCAAGGCATCAGTGCCTGGGGTGCTGTCACCTCCAAATGTGTGTGCGAGGCTAGTGTCATGGGTGTGAGCCAAGTGTCAGTGAGCAGCAAGGGCCGGTGTCTCCCAGCTGCCACCCCTGCCAGGGATCCTCCCCCTGCCCTGGCAGCATTGGTCCTGGGATGGAGCTGGGAATGGCTGGTGGAGGCTGAGAGATGGGAGAGAAGGGGGTTGACCCTGCAGTGCCCCTGAGTTCAGGGCAGTCCCGGCGGCCGAGGGCTCACCTGTGGTAGCAGCGTGGCAGTCTGTCCTTTCGGTCTTCTGAGCTCTAGGTCCCAGTGCCTGAGTTGAGCGACTGGCAGCCGCCTTTTCCCTCCTCGGAAGGGGCGGGGCAATGGGGCGGGGCTCAGAGATAGGGGCGGGGCAATAGGGCGGGGCTCAGAGATGGGGTTCCCAAGACCCCAAGAGGCCCCAGCAACGGGAGCACGGCAGCTGGCCCACTCCTCGTCCTCAGGTGGGCGGCAGCCCAGGCCTGGGCTTTGAGGGGCACTGCCAAACCGGTGACTCAGACCTTCACATCTGGGGCATGGCCGGGGCCCTAAAGGGCATCTGCAACTTGCcagagaggagggcaggaggtGAGCCTGAGGTCATGGCTCTGGAAAGGAAGTGGGGTGAGGCCCTCAGATTCCCGGACCTGCAGTCCCCAGCCATTGCTCACACATCTCAAAGCCCCGGCTGAGGCAGGGCCTCTAAGTCTCTGAGCTTCTACTTAAGCAGAAACCAAGATGTTTGAGAGCCTTAGGCTCTTGGaggctttctgcttttttttttttttttttttgagatggagtcttgctctgttgcccaggctgcagtgcagtggcatgatcttggctcactgcaacctctgcctcctgggttcaagcgattctcctgcttcagcctcccgagtagctgggattacaggcacccaccaccacgcctggctaattttttgtatttttagtagaaacagggtttcaccatgttggccaggatggtttcaaactcctgacctcaggtgatctgcctgccttggcctcccaaagtgctgggatttcaggcgtgagccactgcacccggccgatttctgagacagggtctcacttttccatccaggctgaggtgcagtggcataatctggctcactgtggcctcaacctcctgggctctagtgatcctcccacctcggcctcctgagtagctgggaggactacaggtacaccacCGGGCCGGCGGATTCTTCATAGAGACctaggtctcgctatgttgcctaggctgatctcaaactccacctcccaaagtgctggattccaggcgtgagccaccgtgcccagtggcttttctgcttttttcactaataaaaaatgtttgatttGCACGTTTTGTCACAGGTCTTATCTTACAATCAATGACACAGGCTTTAAACACTACTGACGTTTTTAGCTCATTTCTCGAACTGCAGTTACTCTCTGGCTGGCAGGCGTGGGGGCCACACGCGTCCCCCCAGCGTCCCCACCCTGGGCCCCCCGCCTCCAGCCGAGCACCGGCGGAGGCAGGGGTGCAGCGGGCACCGGGGAGTGCCGCGGGGGCGACCCATGCCTTGGGGCCCAGGGGAGCACCAGGAAGGGCGGGGTCCAGTCAGACGTGGCCTGTGTGGGGCCAGTCAGACCGGTCGGGACATGAATTCAGGCAACCCGGCCCCGATTTGGGGAGAACTGGGTGCTCCTGGGGACCCAAAACTTCAGAGGTCCACTGCGCAGGCGCCGGAAGCCCCGCCCACCGCTCTGCCCGCCCCTTGCGTGGCGCCTATAGCGCATGCGCTAACAAGGCAGGGCCCGGCCGTGGAAATTTTATTTCCCAGAAGCCTCCGCGCTCCAGGGTTTCCCGAAAGACCCGGTTCGGATGTAACCAAGACTCGGCTTGGGGTTCCCCAGCTCTGAATGGCGGAGCTGTAAAGGCCGGGCCTGGGGGCGGAGCCTTGTGATGGGGCGGGGCCTCATCCATACGGGGCGGGGTCTCGcggagggggcggggcctgcggCCTGGTGCTTCCTCCGGCGCGCGCCGGGTCGGCGAGCAGAGCCTGCGGCGGAGCTGGGCTCCCGGCCCTCTCCAGGCCCAGGCAGCCTCAGTTGCCCCACCATCTTGCCAGGGCCCCGTAAGGACCCCTCCAGCAGCGCCCTTGTCACCCGCACAGCTCTCCCTATTGCTCTTCTGAGTGACACTAGCCCGAGGCCCCATGGAGGGGCCAAGCCAGACCCTATGGGCAGGGCCGCTCCTCCAGCCTGTTTTGCCCACGCGAGCTCCCGCACCAGGGGCACCGTCCCCTCTGAGCTCAGCACTCTGCAGGCCCTGGGGCTCTGCCTAGAGCAGGTGCGGTCTGGCCAGTCCAGCGGAGAGAGGAGCTGAAGGAGGCCAGGCTGTTCAGGGCCAGGTGCGGGGCCAGAGCTGGTCACAGCGTGGCAGCGGAGGCCCTCGAAGCCCTGGTCCGCTGCCCCACGGTGACCAGCAAGCCCGAGGGCTCCACAGGCAGAAGGCGGACCCAGGAAGGCAGGGAAGCCCCGGGTGAGGAAGCGGAGAGGCCCCGGGCCTGCGCGCTGGAGTGCCGGAGGCCACCCTGTCTGGGCAGGTGCGGTCCTCAGGGCCGCCTGCGCGCCGCACTGGGCTGCCAGCCTGTCCTTCGCGCACTCCCACCGGACCCGTCCGTCCACCGGCGTCGGCCCTCTGACCCGCTCCACCCGCCCAGCTCTTGCCCCTTAGGGTGACAGCACCCTCTCTGAGCTGCGGCACCGGGCATGGGCGAAGCCGGAGGACTCGGGGACTTCCcatggggcggggggcgggggcaggcACCGGTGGGCTCTGGAACCAGCTCCCCTGGGATCCACCGCGCAggtcccctccctctccctccagcGTCCTGAGGCCTCCTAGTGTGAGGGAGGAGAACAGCCGGATTCCCCTCCTGAATTTGGAGGCAGGAGGCTTGACCAGGACCCAGGATCAGCCTGGAGAGAACCGGGGGAGACGCGGGGGTCCTGCCCCTCACGCAGTCCGCCAGCGAGGGCGACGCCGGGAGCGGACCGAGGGGCGGCCGGGAGGCTGGCCCCGCCCCGCAGACCCCGCGCGGGTCCCCAGACGGGGGGTGGCGCTGCGGGCGCGGGCGGGCGCCGCGCGCACTGCGGTCCCCGCGCCTCCGCCGCAGAGCGCGCCACGCTCCGCACGCacctgccgccgccgccgccgcgccgaaacccgcgccccgcgcccgcgcccgcgccccTCGGTGCCGCCCGGGCCCTGCCATCGCCTGAGGTCGCTGCGGCCGCCGCGGGAGCCGCCGGAGCCCCCCAAGCTGCCAGGCCAAGACGCGGGCGCCGCGTCCGGGCCTGCCTTTGAGACAACCTCTGCGGCGGCGGCGCGCGGCCGGGACgccaggctggggcaggtgagCGCAGGGGGCGGGGGCCGGGGGCGGACTCAGCGCCCCTCCCCACGCGACGGGGGTCGGCCCTCGGGAAGGTGCGTCTGGCCTTGGAGGCGGGGACCGGGGAGGGGGTTGGGTTCCAAGCCCCGCGGAGGTCGGGATCCCACGACTGAGGTCAGGGTCAGAGGTCGGGCGCCCGGTCCTTTGTGCCCGGCGAGGGCTAGGGTGGAGGTAGCCCGAGCACTGCCCTCACGCCGTCTCTCACCTGCAGCTCAGGCCTGGTCCAGGCCTCGCCTCTGCTCCTGCCGCGGAGCCTGCCGCCCGGGTCCTCCTGCAGCCAGCACTTCGGCTAGCTGCCTTCCCTGGGCGCCCTGTCCTGGAGCCATGGGGCCcacccagcccctgcctgccccGATGTCCCGGCCCGCGGCCTGCTGACCTCGGCTACAGGGGGAGCCCCCCCCGCGCCCCCTCGCCAGCCTCAGCAGCCGGAGACCCTGGGTGAGACCCTGGGCCAGACCCCCAGCCCAGGGCAGCCTCCCACACCCCCCTGCCCCcgcctgcctccccctcccccaccccttcctcctcctcccaggactGGACCCGAGAAGCCACTGTGGCCACTGGGGGGGGCCCTGCGCCCCCAACTCTCGCCGGCTGCCCCTAGTAGGAGTCCACGGGCTGGCCGGGGGCTCCCTCAGGCCTGGCGGGACCAGGATGCTGCCCCGTCACCTGCCCCCCAGCCCCACACAACGCCCCCACCCACCCGAACATCCAGTCTGACTGGAGACAGCCGGATGCCCTCTGACCCCGGGCCCGAGGCGGGCAGTGGCTGGCCGGGCCTCCTCATGTCCTGCCTGAAGGGCCCCCATGTCATCCTCAAGATGGAGGCCATGAAGATTGTCCACCCTGAAAAGTTCCCTGAGCTACCGGCTGCCCCCTGCTTCCCGCCTGCTCCCCGGCCCACCCCAACTCTGGCACCCAAGCGTGCCTGGCCCTCAGACACAGAGATCATTGTCAACCAGGCATGTGGGGGGGACATGCCTGCCTTGGAAGGGGCACCCCATACCCCGCCGCTGCCGCGGCGGCCCCGTAAGGGAAGCACAGAGCTGGGCTTTCCCCGTGTAGCCCCAGAGGATGAGGTCATTGTGAATCAGTACGTGATTCGGCCCGGCCCCTCGGCCTCGGCGGCTTCTTCGGCAGCGGCAGGCGAGCCCCTGGAGTGCCCCACCTGTGGGCACACCTACAACGTCACCCAGCGGCGGCCCCGTGTGCTGTCCTGCCTGCACTCTGTGTGTGAGCAGTGCCTGCAGATTCTCTACGAGTCCTGCCCCAAGTACAAGTTCATCTCCTGCCCCACCTGCCGCCGCGAGACTGTGCTCTTCACCGACTACGGCCTGGCCGCGCTGGCTGTCAACACATCCATCCTGAGCCGCCTGCCGCCCGAGGCGCTGACAGCCCCATCTGGGGGTCAGTGGGGGGCTGAGCCCGAGGGCAGCTGCTACCAGACCTTCCGGCAGTACTGTGGGGCCGCGTGCACCTGCCACGTGCGGAACCCACTGTCCGCCTGCTCCATCATGTAGTAGCGCCTGCCCACCCGCCACTGCCCGCTGAGCCTCACTCGCCGCTTCTTCAGggacccagccctgccctgccaccCGCTGACCCTTCCTTCCCCACCATGGCTTCTGGCCCCACCCCAAGTGGCATTGTCGCTGCAGCCAACTTTGCCATTAAAACTCTTTGCCAAAGTTTGCACCTGTTCCCTGGACTGAAGCTTGCTCCTGTGGGCTGTGCTCAGGCCTAGGCCTATGGTGGGCACCCAGGGCTGCAATCCAGACAGGGCCCAGCTTGGAGCTTCCAGAGAGAGGCCCAGCACTGCTCAGGGTGGGCCTGCTCTGCGcactgggggctgggctgggctgcgaGCGTGGGTGCAAACCCCCACACGTACAGTGGTCTGCTTATGTGTGCCTGGCGGGGCTGTGTGGTGGGTGTACAGAGCCACCCCAGCTGGGCGGAGGGACATTTTCAATGGTATGGGGGACAATTCAGTTGATTTCCCTCCTGGCATCCACCTGGCCCTGAGCACCCACCTGGATCCTCCAAGGTTGTGAGGGGCATCTGTCTATGGGCATCTGTGCAGGGGTTAGGGACAAAGACCGGCTGAGAGGGTGGTAGGGGAAGAAGGACCCAGCGCCTCCTGTCTGGCACCTGGACCACCTGGGTGTGAGGAAGAGCCCgccccaggctgggtgtggtgtctcacgcctgaaatcccagcacttcagtaggccaaggcggatggatcacctgaggtcaggagttcaaaacgaggctggccaacgtggtgaaacctcttctctactaaaaatacaaaaaaattagccaggtgtggtggcgcgtgcctgtaattccagctattcaggagggtgaggcaagagaattgcttgaactcaggaggtggaggttgcagtgagcagaaatcgtgccactgcactccaacctgacaACAGTGTGAGCCCTCGTGCCACAAATCCCAAAacggaaagaataaaagaaaagcgACCCCGCTGGTGAAAACGGGGTAACAAAGACAAGCAGTAACAATGGCATCCCCAGGAGCTGGTTTATTGAAAGCTGCTTCATGTTCGAGGCTCAATGCTCCGTCTCTCGCTGGGCCACCGATGTCTCCAtcccaggcgtggtgacatgaGGGTGtgcagaggcagagctgggcctggtgCTTATGTTCCAAGGTCTGGGTGGGCCCTTGTCCCCTGCAATAAAGGCCAGCACCAACCCCCGGCTGGTCCAGGCCTGACCAGGTGGGGAGAGGAGCCTTTGCAGGCTGAATTTTCGCAGCATGGGCCCCTCCCCCGGCTGGCCTGACCTTCAGGGACATGCACTGGCCCTTATCTGAACACAAAGTGGGCGGAGTCCCTGCCCTCTCCAAGGAACTCGCTGCTGTATCTCTGTTCACTTTCATGCCTGCTGTGCCTGGCTGGCCCTCGGAGGGGGAAGTGTGGCCAGCATCGGCCCGTGGCCAGTATGGTGCCCGTCTACTGCAGGGTGAATGGGGCCCTGCTCGCAGACCTTCCTGCTGGGCCAGCCTCCTCCAGAAGCTGTCCTTGGGCACCAGTGTCCTTGGGTTCAGCTAGTGTCTGGGCAGCAGTACAGCCATGGACTCTGGCAGGGTCAGGCTCCTGGGTAGCCCTGGTCGTGGGTTCAGCAATGGGAGGTCTTGATTGAAGGCCACTGCCCTGGACCCAACCTTGGGTTTTTCAGCCTGGTCATCAGGCCTCACAGCACCCAAGCATGGGGACGTGGGTCAGTCTGGGCCCCCTGGCCTGTTGGCGTCAGGGTTGTCCTGGGCTCTGCTCAGCGGCCAGAGCGGTCCAGCAGCATGAAAAGCAGCCCCAGCAGCACGAGTGGCGTGAAGAccagcagcagccccagcagCTCAAGGGCCAGCAGGCTCAGCAGCACCAGGCGGCGGGCACAGGGTCCCCTCTCCCGCAGGGCCCAGAGCCGGGCACCCAGGCAGGGTGGACAGGGCAGGAAGGGCAGGCAGCCCCGGCCGCCCGCGGGCCCTGCCAGGAAGCGCAGGTGGTAGCGCTGCTCCAGGGAGCCCCAGGGCCCAGGGTTGCGGTGCTGGGGTGCAGGGGTCTCTCGGCGGGGCTGGTGTGAGGGCCCGTCGGCCTGTAGCAGCTCCTCCTGCAGTCGGCAGATCTCCCACTCCAGCATGGGCGTCTTCTGACGGCACAGCGGGCAGCGCACCTGGCCCAGGTCGGCACTGGGGGCCGAGCCCAGAAGCCTGTGCAGGCAGCCCGCACAGAGGCCATGGCCGCAGTTCAGCAGGGCCAGGCGGTACTCTCCGGCCCCATAAGGCTCTGTGCAGATTGGGcactcctcctcttccccctgccCCGCTGCCtgctctctcccctcttccttccaaGTTGGAAGGGCCCAGGCACCCTCCATGGCCACGGCCCCCAGCAGGGGCTCACTGGCTGGAGTCTCGGCACCTTGGGGGGGCCCAAGGTCATTCCCTTCACTTGCTGGCACTTGGCACACAGGGTCCAGGCACTCAAAGCCCAGAAAAGGTCCAGGTGGACTGACATGCCCAGAGCTGGAGTCGGCCGGGTGGAGGGTGGGGGCCCCAGGGCACAGTTCAGGGGTGgtggccctggggcaggagtCAGGATAGGAGGGCAAGGACCCCAGGGCGGCAACAGGGGCGGCCCTCAAGGGGAAGCAGGGTCTGGGCTCCACCAGGGCTCTGGCACTGACCTCCCGGCTGGCTCTCCTCACTGGAATTGGACTTTACTGGGGCCCCAGCAAGGCCGGCCTGCTCTGGGTGGATCCTGGGCCCACACGGTGCCGTCCCCAGTCAGATCTGGCTGGAACCCAGCCTCAGCCATGTTTAGTACTGTGCCAGCGACCCGCCGACCACAGATAGCGACTCCGAGACAGCGAGGCGGGTGTGAACAGCCACCGGACTCCTCCAACAGGACTTTTCTTCCCAGTGCCTAAAACCCCTCCCAGGGGCGGGCCTGCACCAACCACGCCCCCTCCCGCCGCTCCTCTTTCCGGCAGCCTCGACTCCCTGGTAGGACTGACGGACGGCTTGGCTACACCTTCCCAGCACCTGCCCGGAACCTGGTCCTGGCGATCAGACCTTAGCCGACCCACCAAGCCCTTGAGAACGAGGCAGTCAGGGCGCATATCACATTAGAGACAGACAGAAGAGCTGCAGAGGCCACTGGGGTACAGGCAGCCCAGCAAGGGTGCACCATGGCACCCACCCACCCAGCACCCAGGGCACCGGGAGGAGCTAGAGGAAAGAAGCCTGTGCTAGAAGCAGCCACTCAAAGGCCACCATTTACTGCAAGGGCTTTCCTGGGACCAGGAGAGAACAGGCTGCTCTAGCCTGGGACACCCCCACTGCTCTCAGGGAGCTGGCATCTTAGTGGCATCTGAGCACAGCCTGAGCCCTGTGGAGGCGCGGGGGCAGTGACTGGAATGTGCTGCTTGGCAGGCTGCAGCGGCCGAGGTGGCCCCAGGGCAGAGGAGTGCAGTGCAGCCTCATGGGTGCCCTATGCCACCCCTGGTGCCCATGGGGCTGCTGATGCCATCCTGGGTCACTTCACTGGTGAGGTGAAGAGGCCCAGGTCACCACCTTGACTGGGAAGGGGGTAGGGGGGACGAGGACACAGCTCACTGTCAGGGtgtgggaggggagggctggctgggcagaggctgcagtggggtcAGGGTTCAAAGGGTGGGATCCAGAGTCAACGGGAGTGTGGCTGTGCTTGAGAGCTGGCTGTTCCCAGAGGACCAGCTGGCTGGTCTGAGAGGACGACAGCTGCTGGCCAGGAGCTCCCTCGTGGACGCCTTCCTGGGCTCCCAGGAGGATGGCCATCAGAGGGGGCACGGGCAGCCTCGGGCCTCAGGCCCACGTCTCGGTCTGGAAGCGCTGTGTCCGCTGGAGCCTGGCTAGATACGCGGCTGCATCGGGGCTGCAGAGTCCGCCGTCCTCCTGGAAGATGGACATCAGGGCCTCCGAGACGTCCGCTGGCATGGACTTGGCGTTGCTAGAGGGGTAGGTCGCAGAAAGCTCAGTGAGGCCCGGCACCCAGGGACTGGGCCCAGTCCTGCTGCACCAAGGTCAGCTCACCCTGCCAGGTAGAAGTATGCGCCCTGGCGGTCCAGCAGTTCCCACACGAGCGACCCCAGCTCCCGGAGCCGGTGCTGCACATACACTTTCTGCTCCTGTAGGGCAGAGAACAGGGCTGACAGCTGAGTCtgagccccctcccctcccttcccagcccctgaGCACACACACCTGTTCCCGGGAGAAGGCAGGGACAAGGGTCAGACAGTCCCGCGTCTCCAGCTCCTGCCACTCCGCCTCCCAGTAGAAGTCTTGGTCCCGCCAGCGGCAGCCAAAAAACAAGAAGTTTCCTAGGGAAATGCAGGGTGCTCTTGGCCACAGGTCCTTGAGGTTCAGCTGGGGAGCCCCGGCCACAACCCTGCCCTGGGACCCTGGGTGCTCACTGGTCTGGCCCTGGGCCACACGCTCCTGGATGGCTGCTCGGAAGGGGGCTACCCCAGTGCCGGGCCCCACCATGATCACGGGGGTGTCTGGTGTCTCTGGGAAGGCCAGACTCCCAGGCCGcacccagaggggcacccggacAGGACCTATTGCAGGAGAGAAGTGGTATGAAGAGGATCAAAGACCTGTGCTTCGTCTGCTAGGGCCCTAGCCCAGCATTTGCGTGAGCATGGGAGAGAAGGGGATACTGGCCCACGGCCCCCA
It encodes the following:
- the CYSRT1 gene encoding cysteine-rich tail protein 1, encoding MAGPGRHRGARARARGAGFGAAAAAAVPESSGFAHARCRSSERPRPIAPPLPRREKAAASRSTQALGPRAQKTERTDCHAATTGWTMDPQEMVVKNPYAHISIPRAHLRPDLGQQLEVASPCSSSSEMQPLPVGPCAPEPTRLLQPTEVPGPKGTKGDQRAAPIQNHQAWQQPGNPYNSSQRPAGLTYAGPPPVGRGDDIAHHCCCCPCCRCCHCPPFCRCHSCCCCVIS
- the RNF208 gene encoding RING finger protein 208, whose amino-acid sequence is MPSDPGPEAGSGWPGLLMSCLKGPHVILKMEAMKIVHPEKFPELPAAPCFPPAPRPTPTLAPKRAWPSDTEIIVNQACGGDMPALEGAPHTPPLPRRPRKGSTELGFPRVAPEDEVIVNQYVIRPGPSASAASSAAAGEPLECPTCGHTYNVTQRRPRVLSCLHSVCEQCLQILYESCPKYKFISCPTCRRETVLFTDYGLAALAVNTSILSRLPPEALTAPSGGQWGAEPEGSCYQTFRQYCGAACTCHVRNPLSACSIM
- the LOC112608751 gene encoding uncharacterized protein LOC112608751, which produces MEGAWALPTWKEEGREQAAGQGEEEECPICTEPYGAGEYRLALLNCGHGLCAGCLHRLLGSAPSADLGQVRCPLCRQKTPMLEWEICRLQEELLQADGPSHQPRRETPAPQHRNPGPWGSLEQRYHLRFLAGPAGGRGCLPFLPCPPCLGARLWALRERGPCARRLVLLSLLALELLGLLLVFTPLVLLGLLFMLLDRSGR